The Bacteroidota bacterium nucleotide sequence GAATCGGCAAAAGTGATGGAAGAATTTGATATTCCCTATTATATTGATGTAATTTCAGCACATCGCACACCCCATCAAGCATTGGAATTCTCAAAAAATGCACACATTAATGGAATAAAAGTAATTATAGCAGCTGCTGGAATGGCCGCACATTTAGCGGGTTCACTGGCAGCACATACACCATTACCTGTTATTGGAGTTCCGATTGCAGGTGGAAAATTACAAGGTAAAGATTCCCTCTATTCAACAGTGATGATGCCTCCTGGTGTACCTGTTGCAACTGTGGGTATTGATGGAGCTAGAAATGCAGGCTTGCTGGCAGTTCAGATTTTAGGAACTGGTGATGCTGCTATGATGGAAAAAATGATGCAGTTTAAAAGAGATCAAGAAAAGAAAGTGGTTGCTCGTTCTGAAAAACTCAAATCTTTGGGTTATAAGGCTTATTTGGAAGGATAGTTCCTTGATTTTTTTATCCCACCAACTATCCTGAGTCTGTAGTAATGGCTTTGTGGGATAGGGACTCAGGATTTTATCAGTCAGGAACTCTACTCTCGGTTCTCGCTAGTTTTCTAAAGTTTGTCTTATAAAAACTAGAAAACTTGGTCTTATTGAATTTCCAAGAGACGCTTCGCTAAACTCTTGAAAGAACATTGGAAAAAATAATGAAAGTATACAAATATTATATTTTGTCCATTATGATACTAATTTGCTTGAAAGCAAATTCCCAAAACTACACATTTGAAAACAGAGATTTAATAGGGAAATTTGTTTTATTTGTTGAGGATAGCATAATAAACATAGATTTTATAATTCATAACAAGTTAGAAACTGATATTTATATTAATAGTGTTGATAATGTTTTAATAATATGTGAGTATCATCAAAAATTTATGGATGCATTTGGTATTCAATATGGTGTTTTTGGTTCTGGTGCTTATTCAAATTATATTGAATTTACACCAAAACTTATTATACTTCATGCACATGACTCTATTTCATTTGATGCGAATTTTAAATGTCTCAATATTTCAGAAAAGGAT carries:
- the purE gene encoding 5-(carboxyamino)imidazole ribonucleotide mutase, translated to MEKALVAIIMGSDSDLKVMQESAKVMEEFDIPYYIDVISAHRTPHQALEFSKNAHINGIKVIIAAAGMAAHLAGSLAAHTPLPVIGVPIAGGKLQGKDSLYSTVMMPPGVPVATVGIDGARNAGLLAVQILGTGDAAMMEKMMQFKRDQEKKVVARSEKLKSLGYKAYLEG